Proteins encoded in a region of the Veillonella parvula genome:
- the trmB gene encoding tRNA (guanosine(46)-N7)-methyltransferase TrmB, whose protein sequence is MRLRRKPWIDEAIHEYDSHIILSGQEEFKGKWRELFEHPEYPLYMELGTGKGRFIAGMSEAYPNANFVGFEVQMGVIYYAAQKIFEGERNNAKVSLFDIAGIEEIVAPGEVDRFYINFCDPWPKAKHAKRRLTYHTFLDRYARLLKDGGEVHFKTDNEGLFMFSLEEFKACGWELKNVTYDLHSTDLPNVKTEYEEKFSKKGQPIFRLEAIKPKVQKEA, encoded by the coding sequence ATGCGCCTTCGTAGAAAACCATGGATTGATGAAGCTATCCACGAATATGACTCTCACATCATTTTGTCTGGCCAAGAAGAGTTTAAAGGCAAGTGGCGTGAATTATTTGAACATCCTGAGTACCCATTATATATGGAACTAGGGACGGGGAAAGGTCGCTTTATTGCGGGGATGTCTGAAGCGTATCCAAATGCTAACTTCGTAGGTTTTGAAGTACAAATGGGTGTTATCTATTATGCAGCACAAAAAATCTTTGAAGGAGAGCGAAACAATGCAAAGGTCTCTCTATTTGATATTGCAGGTATCGAAGAGATAGTGGCACCTGGAGAAGTTGATCGTTTCTATATTAACTTCTGTGATCCTTGGCCTAAGGCTAAACATGCAAAACGCCGCCTTACATATCACACATTCCTTGATCGTTATGCCCGCCTTTTGAAAGATGGTGGAGAAGTTCACTTTAAGACAGATAATGAAGGGTTGTTCATGTTCTCTCTTGAAGAGTTTAAAGCGTGTGGTTGGGAGCTTAAAAATGTAACGTATGATTTACATAGCACAGACCTTCCAAATGTAAAAACTGAGTATGAAGAGAAATTTAGTAAAAAGGGACAACCTATTTTTCGCTTAGAAGCAATTAAGCCAAAAGTTCAAAAGGAGGCTTAA
- the uraA gene encoding uracil permease has protein sequence MKDYIDIQERPSWGRMLPLSFQHLFAMFGSTVLVPYLLKVDPATALFMNGIGTLLYLFVCKGKIPAYLGSSFAFIAPVAGVLSAGLGYEAAKGAFVVFGLSFVILSVLVRYIGTRWIDKLFPPAAMGAIVAIIGLELAPVAMSMSGLIGNQDLGMSHSQAVIISMFSLVVTLLGTVVFRGFLAVIPVLIGVVSGYVLSAVMGVVDFSGVEAAPWLSLPQFYGMPVFDINAIIMIMPALFVVFAEHVGHLVVTSNIVAKDLMKEPGLQRSLLGDGLANILSGFFGATPNTTYGENIGVLAITRCFSVWVIGGAAVLAMIISFVGKVAALIHAIPVPVMGGVSILLFGIIAASGLRMLVERKVDYTNPVNMILTSVILVVGLSGAELAVGPVVLKGMGLATVVGMAMSICLLILQKTGVGNDQLKKTEV, from the coding sequence ATGAAAGATTATATTGATATTCAAGAACGCCCATCATGGGGCCGAATGTTACCACTTAGTTTTCAACATTTATTTGCCATGTTTGGCTCTACTGTATTAGTACCGTATTTATTAAAAGTAGACCCTGCAACAGCATTGTTTATGAATGGTATTGGTACATTATTGTACTTATTCGTGTGTAAGGGTAAGATTCCTGCATATCTTGGTTCCAGCTTTGCCTTTATTGCGCCTGTAGCAGGTGTGTTATCTGCAGGTCTTGGTTATGAAGCGGCAAAAGGGGCCTTCGTTGTATTTGGTCTATCTTTTGTAATTTTATCTGTTCTTGTACGTTATATTGGTACGCGTTGGATTGATAAATTATTCCCACCAGCTGCTATGGGTGCTATCGTAGCGATTATCGGCTTAGAATTAGCACCAGTAGCGATGAGTATGTCTGGCCTTATCGGTAATCAAGATTTAGGCATGAGCCATAGCCAAGCTGTTATTATCTCTATGTTTTCCTTAGTTGTTACCTTACTAGGAACTGTTGTGTTCCGTGGTTTCTTAGCTGTTATTCCTGTTCTTATTGGTGTTGTATCCGGTTATGTATTGTCTGCTGTGATGGGAGTTGTTGACTTCTCTGGAGTAGAAGCTGCTCCTTGGCTTTCATTGCCTCAGTTCTACGGCATGCCTGTGTTTGATATCAATGCGATTATCATGATTATGCCGGCGCTCTTCGTAGTATTTGCAGAGCATGTTGGTCATTTAGTTGTTACTAGTAATATTGTCGCTAAAGACTTGATGAAAGAGCCAGGTCTACAAAGATCCTTGCTTGGTGATGGCCTTGCAAATATTCTTTCTGGTTTCTTTGGTGCTACACCAAATACGACGTATGGTGAAAACATCGGCGTACTTGCAATTACTCGTTGTTTTAGCGTATGGGTAATTGGCGGTGCTGCAGTGCTTGCGATGATTATATCCTTTGTTGGTAAAGTGGCAGCACTTATTCATGCTATCCCAGTACCTGTTATGGGTGGGGTTTCTATTCTCTTGTTCGGCATTATCGCAGCATCTGGGTTGCGTATGCTTGTAGAACGTAAGGTGGATTATACAAACCCTGTTAATATGATTCTTACATCCGTTATCCTTGTGGTAGGTCTTAGTGGTGCAGAACTTGCGGTTGGACCTGTAGTTTTAAAAGGGATGGGGCTTGCTACTGTAGTAGGTATGGCGATGAGCATTTGTTTGTTGATCCTTCAAAAAACAGGCGTTGGCAATGACCAATTGAAAAAAACAGAAGTATAA
- a CDS encoding carboxymuconolactone decarboxylase family protein codes for MKRVLTLTLAVAIVAGGYMFEANGAGEQPSKQAPSISEINIYTPKELNARQKDLVEIGRYTASGDQGALKSAIASAIERGTLTPQEVSIAIRQLYSAAGLKQMNAALATFDQLRDERPEFGDEYEKLVPKQTGLSALLGNGTNGAPLTKPKAEETKEGVQYNTFRMKKPKPQNRNRSRLGKLDRELVAAAALGTRVGKNNLFTAAEKSLSELGLSQYQIENLEAMIFQ; via the coding sequence TTGAAAAGAGTATTAACCTTAACATTAGCCGTGGCCATCGTTGCCGGTGGCTATATGTTTGAGGCTAATGGGGCGGGAGAACAACCTTCTAAACAGGCACCATCTATATCTGAGATAAATATATATACGCCAAAAGAGCTTAATGCACGTCAGAAAGACTTGGTTGAAATCGGCCGCTATACTGCGTCTGGTGATCAAGGTGCATTAAAGAGTGCAATTGCATCTGCTATTGAGCGAGGCACGTTGACGCCACAAGAGGTGAGTATTGCCATTCGTCAGCTTTACTCTGCTGCGGGCTTGAAACAAATGAATGCTGCTTTAGCTACATTTGATCAATTACGTGATGAACGCCCTGAGTTTGGCGATGAGTACGAAAAATTAGTTCCAAAGCAAACAGGACTTAGTGCTTTATTGGGGAATGGCACTAATGGGGCACCTTTAACAAAGCCGAAAGCTGAGGAAACAAAAGAGGGGGTTCAATATAATACGTTCCGTATGAAAAAACCAAAACCTCAAAATCGTAATCGTTCACGTTTAGGTAAATTGGACCGTGAATTGGTCGCTGCGGCAGCACTAGGTACTCGAGTTGGTAAAAATAATCTTTTTACTGCAGCTGAAAAGAGTTTATCTGAACTTGGCCTAAGTCAATATCAAATTGAAAATTTAGAAGCTATGATTTTCCAATAA
- a CDS encoding NfeD family protein, giving the protein MEFLIWMAIGVSLMAVELVVPGGILGLIGYCAFLWGVYVALGEGTVALYAVLGLTALLIVIIIVFFNHFEKTWIGKLFTLGQRSTTKAGYVSNDVLEDLTGKEGVAHTTLRPAGIAKINGNLVDVVTEGDFIDAGSPIVVLRVVGGRNIVRKRD; this is encoded by the coding sequence ATGGAGTTTTTAATATGGATGGCTATCGGTGTTTCTTTGATGGCTGTAGAACTCGTAGTACCAGGCGGTATTCTAGGTCTTATCGGTTACTGCGCGTTTCTATGGGGCGTTTATGTAGCTCTTGGGGAAGGTACGGTAGCATTGTATGCTGTGCTAGGATTAACAGCCTTGTTAATTGTCATTATCATTGTGTTCTTTAATCACTTTGAAAAGACGTGGATAGGCAAATTGTTTACCTTAGGGCAAAGGTCTACGACAAAAGCTGGTTATGTATCTAATGATGTATTAGAAGATTTGACTGGCAAGGAAGGCGTAGCTCATACAACACTACGCCCTGCAGGTATTGCTAAGATTAATGGTAATTTGGTAGATGTTGTAACCGAAGGTGACTTCATCGATGCCGGTTCACCTATTGTGGTCCTTCGAGTTGTAGGTGGTCGCAATATTGTTAGAAAGCGAGATTAA
- a CDS encoding FtsW/RodA/SpoVE family cell cycle protein — translation MQTLNKGDSRWGSLFKNDLQGMLLPILLITIIGSVNIFSATYISSIYENTGLLGYFLKHMTFLFLSMAAGVILYRYDYRQLQKPHMLQRIMIATLIGMILVLVIGAVINGARRWIVIGPVSIQPSEFAKLAALIWTSAKLSTMRKWGKPKHTNPLINLQGYFSERISYMLPMLIWPIIFAGLTILQPDMGTTVLIFGFSFVLIYLAGFDGKFFGGAFVIAGFLGFIAARMSPYRWERIQSWFDPWPHAQDMGYQTVQGLLAVGSGGILGEGFMQGTSKYFYLPEAHTDFAFAVWAQEMGFIGAVFVVVLIAAFTYFGFRISNKARDEFGKWLAMGITLLISGQALFNIAMVCGIMPVTGVPLPFVSYGGSSLLMNFMAIGLLASIGRRNVEGVKQVGTAEPLPSLREETQSRFKPAATTHTNKTNMPGPFKPRPSKKSARRQTKFER, via the coding sequence ATGCAAACACTGAATAAGGGGGATAGTCGGTGGGGCTCACTCTTTAAAAATGACTTACAAGGTATGCTCTTACCTATTCTTCTCATTACAATTATAGGCAGTGTAAATATCTTTAGTGCTACGTATATCAGCTCTATCTATGAAAATACGGGATTATTAGGATACTTTTTAAAACATATGACATTCTTGTTTTTGTCTATGGCGGCAGGTGTCATATTGTATCGTTACGATTACCGTCAGTTACAGAAGCCTCACATGTTGCAAAGAATTATGATTGCTACACTAATTGGGATGATCTTGGTTCTTGTAATTGGTGCAGTCATTAATGGTGCGCGTCGTTGGATTGTTATTGGGCCTGTATCGATTCAACCTTCAGAATTTGCGAAATTAGCTGCCCTGATATGGACATCAGCTAAATTGAGTACCATGCGAAAATGGGGAAAACCAAAGCATACTAACCCTCTCATTAATTTACAAGGTTATTTTAGTGAACGTATAAGTTATATGTTGCCCATGTTAATATGGCCAATTATATTTGCAGGCTTAACAATCTTGCAACCAGATATGGGCACGACCGTATTGATTTTTGGCTTTTCTTTTGTGCTCATCTATTTAGCGGGCTTTGATGGAAAATTCTTTGGCGGAGCTTTTGTGATAGCTGGATTTCTTGGCTTTATTGCAGCTCGTATGTCGCCATATCGCTGGGAACGTATTCAATCTTGGTTTGATCCTTGGCCTCATGCGCAGGATATGGGGTATCAAACAGTTCAAGGGCTGTTGGCCGTAGGTTCTGGCGGTATTTTAGGCGAAGGCTTTATGCAAGGTACATCAAAGTATTTTTACTTACCAGAAGCACATACGGACTTTGCCTTTGCTGTATGGGCCCAAGAAATGGGTTTCATTGGTGCAGTATTTGTTGTCGTTCTGATTGCAGCTTTTACCTATTTTGGGTTCCGCATTTCTAATAAGGCTCGTGATGAATTCGGGAAATGGTTAGCAATGGGCATAACATTGCTTATCAGTGGTCAGGCTTTGTTTAACATCGCCATGGTATGTGGTATCATGCCTGTAACAGGGGTACCATTACCGTTTGTTAGTTATGGGGGCTCTTCATTATTGATGAATTTCATGGCTATTGGGTTGTTGGCAAGCATTGGTCGTCGTAATGTAGAAGGGGTAAAACAAGTTGGTACAGCTGAACCATTACCATCTTTGCGTGAAGAAACACAAAGTCGTTTTAAGCCTGCTGCTACGACGCATACTAATAAGACAAATATGCCCGGACCGTTTAAACCACGACCTTCTAAAAAGTCAGCTCGTAGACAGACTAAATTTGAACGTTAA
- a CDS encoding 1-deoxy-D-xylulose-5-phosphate synthase, which produces MNLIDVKSPADLKGLSISELTDLTAQARQALMTKVSEHGGHFGPPMGAAEMIMALHYVFNSPVDKIVYDVSHQSYVHKMVTGRAIAFLDHDHYDDVTGYTDPTESDHDFFNIGHTSTSISLASGLATARNLKGDSENIIAIIGDGSLSGGEAFEGLDYAATLNSNMIIIVNDNDQSIAENHGGLYRGLRELRESNGESSNNIFKALGLDYRFVADGNDLETLINVFKDVKDIDHPIVLHIVTQKGKGYAIAEQNKEAFHWTMPFDLETGKPKEEENGPTYAGTIANYLMEQIKVDPTVVAINAGTPGGFGFTLEWRKVAGKQYIDVGIAEEHAIAMSSGIAKNGGKPVFNVYSTFLQRTYDQLVQDLCVNNNSAVIINHMASVYGMNDVTHLGFFDIPMLTSIPNLVYLVPTNNEELLAMTEYAVHQHEHPVAIRVPVGEFTTTGVADTTDYSILNKSEVTRRGEGIALLGLGNFYHLANQVADELAKEGIHATVVNPKFASGLDEELLEELKANHSVVFTLEDGVVEGGWGQRVASFYGPSNMRVKNYGIAKEFHDRYDATELLRENGVSLDQIVADAKQVLSV; this is translated from the coding sequence ATGAACTTAATTGATGTAAAATCCCCAGCCGATTTAAAAGGCTTATCTATTTCTGAATTAACAGATTTGACAGCACAAGCTCGTCAAGCTCTCATGACAAAGGTTTCTGAGCACGGCGGTCATTTTGGTCCACCTATGGGTGCAGCAGAAATGATTATGGCCTTGCACTATGTATTTAATTCTCCTGTAGATAAAATCGTATATGATGTATCCCATCAATCGTATGTACATAAAATGGTTACAGGACGTGCCATAGCATTTTTAGATCACGACCATTATGATGATGTAACAGGCTATACGGACCCAACTGAAAGTGACCATGATTTCTTTAACATTGGTCATACATCTACATCGATCTCTTTAGCATCTGGCCTGGCTACTGCTCGAAATCTAAAGGGAGACTCTGAAAATATTATTGCTATCATTGGTGATGGTTCTTTATCTGGTGGGGAAGCCTTTGAAGGTCTTGATTATGCCGCAACATTAAACAGTAATATGATTATTATCGTAAACGATAATGACCAATCTATTGCAGAAAACCATGGTGGTTTATATCGTGGCCTTCGCGAATTGCGTGAGTCTAATGGTGAAAGTTCTAACAATATCTTTAAGGCTCTTGGTCTAGATTATCGTTTTGTAGCAGATGGCAATGACTTGGAAACATTAATCAATGTGTTTAAGGATGTAAAAGACATTGACCATCCTATCGTTTTACATATAGTTACTCAAAAAGGTAAGGGCTATGCCATTGCAGAGCAAAATAAAGAAGCCTTCCATTGGACAATGCCCTTTGATTTAGAAACAGGCAAACCAAAAGAAGAGGAGAATGGTCCAACGTATGCTGGTACCATCGCTAATTACTTGATGGAGCAAATCAAAGTAGATCCAACTGTGGTAGCTATTAATGCGGGCACACCAGGTGGCTTTGGTTTTACTCTAGAATGGCGTAAGGTAGCAGGCAAACAATATATCGATGTAGGTATTGCAGAAGAACATGCCATCGCAATGAGTTCTGGTATTGCTAAAAATGGTGGTAAACCAGTATTTAATGTATATAGTACATTCTTACAACGCACTTATGACCAATTGGTGCAAGATCTTTGTGTGAATAATAATAGTGCGGTCATTATCAATCATATGGCATCTGTATATGGAATGAATGATGTAACGCATTTAGGTTTCTTTGATATTCCTATGCTTACTAGCATTCCTAATTTAGTATACTTAGTACCTACTAATAATGAAGAGCTATTGGCTATGACTGAATATGCTGTGCATCAACACGAGCATCCTGTAGCAATTCGTGTTCCTGTAGGTGAATTCACAACTACAGGTGTAGCGGATACAACGGATTATAGCATCTTGAATAAATCTGAAGTGACTCGCCGTGGTGAAGGGATTGCTTTATTAGGTCTTGGTAATTTTTACCATTTGGCTAATCAAGTGGCCGATGAATTGGCTAAAGAGGGTATCCATGCAACTGTAGTAAATCCTAAATTTGCGTCTGGCCTTGATGAAGAACTACTAGAAGAATTGAAAGCAAATCATTCTGTAGTATTTACATTGGAAGATGGTGTAGTTGAAGGCGGTTGGGGCCAGCGTGTAGCTAGCTTCTATGGTCCATCTAATATGCGTGTTAAAAATTATGGTATTGCTAAAGAATTCCACGATCGTTATGATGCAACTGAATTGTTACGAGAAAATGGCGTTTCTCTAGATCAGATTGTGGCGGATGCAAAACAAGTGTTATCTGTTTAG
- a CDS encoding sortase → MYRNVRVIPKQLLHQLYIEKQWSVRDVADYFQCSVDTIMRRMKAYDIERRPLKKEINMVHVQALYETGKWSLHSLAKRYDVSITTIANRLKEYGLACQQSNKNVSIDVVRICRAYKSGNSTDAIARMYGISRWKVHHVLRHMGNCLLPKVRKPMRVEEMAYLYIHHHMSTDDIGLAYGIRGSTVAMYLREQGIEIRANTLDLDENKIKKLRAQGYGVAKIAQAMGCSTSAVRKRLAMKKYISP, encoded by the coding sequence ATGTATCGAAATGTGCGTGTTATACCAAAACAGTTGTTGCACCAATTATATATAGAGAAGCAATGGAGCGTTCGCGATGTGGCGGATTATTTTCAATGTAGTGTTGATACCATCATGCGCCGTATGAAAGCGTACGATATCGAACGGAGGCCTCTGAAGAAAGAAATCAATATGGTCCATGTACAAGCTTTGTATGAGACCGGTAAGTGGTCGCTCCATTCATTAGCAAAGCGTTATGATGTGTCTATTACGACGATAGCGAATCGCTTGAAAGAATATGGATTGGCTTGTCAGCAATCAAATAAAAACGTCTCTATAGATGTAGTACGTATATGTAGGGCTTATAAAAGTGGAAATAGTACAGATGCCATTGCTCGTATGTATGGTATATCGCGATGGAAAGTTCACCATGTATTGCGGCATATGGGGAATTGCTTACTTCCTAAAGTTCGAAAGCCTATGCGCGTAGAGGAGATGGCTTATTTATATATTCATCATCACATGAGTACAGATGACATTGGACTGGCTTATGGGATACGTGGTTCTACAGTGGCAATGTATTTGCGAGAGCAAGGTATAGAAATAAGGGCAAATACTCTTGATCTAGACGAAAATAAGATTAAAAAACTCCGTGCACAAGGTTATGGAGTTGCAAAGATTGCACAGGCGATGGGATGCTCTACCTCTGCTGTGCGAAAGCGTCTAGCTATGAAAAAATATATCTCTCCTTGA
- the floA gene encoding flotillin-like protein FloA (flotillin-like protein involved in membrane lipid rafts): MDVGILILIPILLIGIMVFLYVVPLGLWVSALAAGVNVGIFTLVGMRLRRVNPSQIVMPLIKANKAGLDVNVNQLEAHYLAGGDVDRVVDALIAAERASIPLTFERSAAIDLAGRDVLEAVQMSVNPKVIETPIISAVAKNGIELKVRARVTVRANIDRLVGGAGEATIIARVGEGIVTTVGSSEEHTDVLENPDHISRTVLGKGLDAGTAFEILSIDIADVDVGRNIGAQLQTDQAEADKKIAQARAEERRAMAVATEQEMRAKTQDMQAKVVEAQAEVPKALAEAFRNGNLGVMDYYNMNNIIADTKMRENLADGE; this comes from the coding sequence ATGGATGTAGGTATTTTAATTTTGATTCCCATTCTGCTGATTGGTATTATGGTATTTTTATATGTTGTGCCATTAGGGCTTTGGGTATCTGCTTTAGCAGCGGGTGTTAATGTTGGTATCTTTACACTTGTAGGTATGCGCTTGCGTCGCGTAAATCCGTCTCAAATTGTAATGCCGTTGATTAAAGCTAATAAAGCGGGGCTTGATGTGAATGTAAATCAGTTGGAAGCTCATTACCTAGCAGGTGGTGACGTTGACCGCGTTGTAGATGCTTTGATTGCCGCTGAACGGGCATCCATTCCGTTGACCTTTGAACGTTCCGCAGCTATCGACCTCGCCGGTCGTGATGTATTGGAAGCGGTTCAAATGTCCGTTAATCCTAAAGTGATTGAAACTCCAATTATTTCTGCGGTAGCAAAAAATGGTATCGAATTGAAAGTTCGTGCTCGTGTTACTGTACGTGCGAATATCGATCGCCTCGTTGGTGGTGCTGGTGAAGCCACAATTATTGCCCGTGTAGGTGAAGGTATCGTAACGACTGTAGGTTCCTCTGAAGAACATACAGATGTATTGGAAAATCCAGATCACATTTCCCGTACTGTATTGGGTAAAGGCCTTGATGCGGGTACTGCATTCGAAATCTTGTCCATCGATATTGCTGACGTAGATGTGGGACGTAACATCGGTGCTCAATTGCAAACTGACCAAGCGGAAGCAGATAAGAAAATTGCTCAAGCTCGTGCCGAAGAACGCCGTGCAATGGCGGTTGCGACAGAACAAGAAATGCGTGCTAAAACACAAGACATGCAAGCTAAGGTTGTGGAAGCACAAGCTGAAGTTCCTAAAGCGTTGGCAGAGGCTTTCAGAAATGGTAATCTAGGCGTTATGGATTACTACAATATGAACAATATTATTGCAGACACTAAAATGCGTGAAAACTTAGCAGATGGTGAATAG